One part of the Gemmatimonadaceae bacterium genome encodes these proteins:
- a CDS encoding DinB family protein, with protein MRLYRFTFIAFVAGALVAGAVSIAAGVARAQATPAGFRGEFLHQFDQSMAKAVMLAEAVPAETYPRRPVPAVTPMAEMFAHIARFNYEYPARAMGISPPAGTDLDALERVAEKAQVVALLQRSADHVRQAVRGMPDAQLERMTTLYGRRVPQWAVLLQLLAHMDNHLGQAIAYARVSGVVPPWSR; from the coding sequence ATGCGTCTGTACCGCTTCACCTTTATAGCTTTCGTTGCAGGCGCTCTGGTCGCGGGGGCAGTGTCGATAGCGGCTGGCGTCGCTCGAGCGCAGGCGACGCCGGCGGGCTTCCGCGGCGAATTCCTCCACCAGTTCGACCAGTCGATGGCGAAGGCTGTAATGCTTGCTGAGGCTGTGCCGGCTGAGACGTACCCGCGTCGCCCGGTTCCCGCGGTGACGCCGATGGCGGAGATGTTCGCGCACATCGCCCGCTTCAACTACGAATACCCGGCGCGCGCCATGGGCATCTCCCCTCCCGCCGGCACCGATCTCGATGCCCTCGAGCGCGTCGCGGAGAAAGCGCAGGTCGTGGCGCTGCTGCAGCGCTCGGCCGATCACGTACGGCAAGCAGTTCGTGGCATGCCTGACGCGCAGCTCGAACGGATGACGACACTATATGGCCGACGGGTTCCGCAATGGGCGGTGCTCCTGCAGCTGCTTGCCCACATGGACAATCACCTCGGCCAGGCCATCGCTTACGCGCGCGTCAGCGGGGTTGTACCGCCCTGGTCGCGGTGA
- a CDS encoding serine hydrolase domain-containing protein, with translation MSDTKPGSRHQGKVALLVRASVTILSGASALAWPVVASAQTSERILRDDLRRILAEEGLVGAAWVTVQADGAIRTDAAGYADNAARLPLSDQARFHVGSVAKAALATGILRLVTEERITLDDPIDRYLPTLSIQNPWAPADPVTVRHLLDHTSGLDDARLWQMFSATVASDAPLATAFSRPQGILRVRVRPGSRLSYSNMGYTLLGMVIEAVTKVRYEDYLDAHLLEPLGMRNSTFRFTTQEGPSADPGLAWGHVDDGTRYAASPVALRPAGQFTTTAYDLGLFARFLMGDGIVGGRQFIRADLMRARGQPSTTEAARAGLNAGYALGLGRRVRQGVVGYCHIGTTVGFHALLCTYPEDGKAFAISINTDSETARYDRVFEALARHLRVGVTPAPPAGVPATDVAEWEGFYLASPNRMQTFAYLDAAFGFVRVKRRDDNLILAPMQGPSRELKPTGGYLFAAEDRAAVSHVLIRDDGEHRISDGFTTFQKVSPYYLVSLWISLVLGLLGSLWFVGAGIVALARLRSSAWRRPEMIPFVGVLGLFASLPLFLTQSFMQLGDITAASVILAASSVAFPCTMIALLWRAGRSPQRTAALVPHACSAIAVLQWCAVLAMWDLLPLRLWV, from the coding sequence ATGAGCGACACTAAGCCCGGTTCAAGGCATCAGGGAAAAGTCGCGCTTCTCGTTCGCGCGAGTGTCACGATATTGTCAGGCGCTTCCGCCCTCGCGTGGCCTGTCGTAGCGTCCGCCCAGACAAGCGAACGCATCCTTCGCGACGACCTGCGGAGAATTCTCGCTGAGGAAGGTCTTGTCGGAGCGGCGTGGGTAACCGTGCAGGCCGACGGAGCTATCCGCACCGACGCGGCCGGCTATGCGGATAACGCCGCGCGACTGCCTCTCTCCGACCAGGCCCGTTTTCACGTCGGCTCAGTCGCAAAAGCGGCGCTCGCCACCGGCATCCTGCGTCTCGTCACAGAAGAGCGGATCACGCTCGACGATCCGATCGACCGTTATCTGCCCACGTTGTCCATCCAGAATCCCTGGGCGCCCGCTGATCCTGTGACGGTTCGGCATCTGCTGGATCACACTTCGGGCCTCGATGATGCACGGCTCTGGCAGATGTTCAGCGCCACGGTCGCGTCCGATGCGCCGCTGGCCACGGCGTTTTCGAGGCCGCAGGGGATCTTACGAGTCCGCGTCCGTCCCGGCAGCAGGCTGTCGTACTCCAATATGGGTTACACGCTGCTCGGAATGGTCATCGAAGCGGTGACGAAGGTACGGTACGAGGATTATCTCGACGCTCACTTGCTCGAGCCGCTGGGCATGCGCAACAGCACCTTCCGCTTCACAACGCAGGAAGGTCCGTCAGCAGACCCGGGGTTGGCCTGGGGTCACGTCGACGACGGGACGCGGTACGCGGCCTCACCCGTTGCGTTGCGCCCCGCTGGCCAGTTCACGACTACCGCATACGACCTTGGCCTCTTCGCGCGCTTCCTGATGGGGGACGGAATAGTCGGCGGCCGCCAGTTCATCCGAGCTGATCTCATGCGTGCCCGTGGACAGCCGAGTACCACCGAAGCGGCCCGCGCCGGCCTGAACGCCGGTTATGCCCTGGGGCTCGGCCGGCGCGTTCGCCAAGGAGTGGTGGGCTACTGCCATATCGGAACGACCGTCGGATTCCACGCGTTGCTGTGCACATATCCGGAGGACGGGAAGGCCTTCGCGATCAGCATCAACACCGATAGTGAAACCGCGCGCTATGACCGCGTTTTTGAGGCTCTTGCCCGACACTTGCGCGTCGGCGTCACACCGGCACCACCGGCCGGCGTTCCTGCGACGGACGTCGCTGAATGGGAAGGGTTCTATCTGGCCAGCCCGAATCGAATGCAGACATTCGCGTACCTCGACGCTGCATTCGGCTTTGTTCGCGTCAAACGGCGAGACGACAACCTGATCCTGGCCCCGATGCAGGGTCCCAGCCGGGAGCTGAAACCCACTGGCGGCTACCTGTTCGCCGCGGAGGATCGCGCCGCGGTCTCGCATGTACTGATACGAGATGACGGCGAGCACCGGATAAGCGACGGGTTCACGACATTCCAGAAGGTGAGCCCTTACTACCTCGTCAGTCTGTGGATCAGTCTTGTGCTTGGTCTGCTCGGCAGCCTCTGGTTCGTAGGCGCCGGTATCGTGGCGTTGGCGCGCCTGCGCTCCTCCGCGTGGCGCCGGCCTGAGATGATTCCGTTCGTTGGCGTGCTCGGGCTGTTCGCATCCCTCCCGCTATTCTTGACGCAGTCGTTCATGCAGCTCGGCGATATCACCGCGGCCAGCGTAATCCTTGCGGCAAGCTCAGTGGCTTTTCCATGCACCATGATCGCGTTGCTGTGGCGAGCCGGTCGTTCTCCCCAACGGACGGCGGCTCTCGTCCCGCATGCCTGTTCGGCCATCGCCGTGCTGCAATGGTGCGCTGTCCTGGCAATGTGGGATCTGCTCCCGCTGCGGCTCTGGGTTTAG
- a CDS encoding c-type cytochrome, translating to MEIAAGNEPPNVDIDLVGSNRSFYFPGIPVRYAVRVTDREDGSLRSGIPARRVSVTAQYLKEGLATSGTAAAIRSSESAHAVGRTLIEGSTCLSCHQLNRKSIGPSYVDVARKYQGDSTAPARLVRKIREGGSGVWGNVTMPAHPQITNEQASAMVAYILSLGERKTSAPSLPDRGAYLPPAGSADAPKGVVMLRAEYTDRGANGMPAITKEKTVVLRSPSVVVASGELSEGLSKQSVPEVPVEITVVSRPGASVALKQIDLTGVAAVTFAAVAPARFQAKGGKIEVRIDSPTGPLLGESEVIRPTTDSVAPPSRLRVALRPTPGVRDVYLVFRSPDAKGDQFLFGLLTATFESVRPVGAYRKRESVLASSP from the coding sequence GTGGAGATCGCGGCCGGCAACGAGCCGCCCAACGTCGATATCGATCTCGTCGGCAGCAACCGGTCGTTCTACTTCCCGGGCATTCCGGTGCGCTATGCGGTGCGAGTTACAGATCGTGAGGATGGCTCACTGCGAAGCGGAATTCCGGCGCGCCGAGTGAGTGTGACCGCGCAGTACCTGAAGGAGGGGCTCGCGACGAGCGGAACGGCGGCCGCGATTCGCTCGAGCGAAAGCGCACACGCGGTGGGGAGGACACTGATCGAAGGGAGCACATGCCTCTCCTGCCATCAGCTGAACAGGAAATCCATCGGCCCCTCGTATGTTGATGTCGCGCGCAAGTATCAGGGCGACAGCACGGCGCCCGCGCGTCTCGTCCGGAAGATCCGCGAAGGTGGATCCGGCGTATGGGGCAACGTAACGATGCCCGCGCACCCGCAGATCACCAACGAGCAGGCCTCGGCAATGGTGGCGTACATCCTGAGCCTTGGCGAGCGGAAGACGAGCGCGCCCTCGCTCCCTGACCGAGGCGCTTATCTCCCTCCGGCTGGCTCGGCTGACGCGCCGAAAGGTGTAGTGATGCTGCGCGCAGAGTACACGGACCGCGGAGCGAACGGGATGCCGGCGATCACGAAGGAGAAGACGGTCGTCCTCCGATCGCCGAGCGTCGTGGTCGCGAGTGGTGAGCTTTCGGAAGGATTGTCGAAGCAGAGTGTACCGGAAGTGCCGGTCGAGATCACCGTTGTGAGTCGGCCGGGTGCATCAGTCGCGTTGAAGCAGATCGATCTCACGGGCGTGGCCGCCGTGACCTTCGCGGCGGTGGCGCCGGCACGGTTCCAGGCGAAGGGCGGGAAGATCGAGGTACGCATCGACTCGCCAACCGGTCCGTTGCTGGGCGAGAGCGAGGTAATTCGTCCGACAACTGACTCGGTTGCGCCGCCGTCACGACTTCGCGTGGCGCTCCGGCCGACGCCGGGAGTGCGCGACGTGTATCTGGTTTTCAGGAGCCCCGATGCAAAGGGCGATCAATTCCTGTTTGGTCTGTTGACGGCAACGTTTGAAAGCGTGCGGCCGGTTGGAGCGTATCGCAAACGCGAGTCTGTTCTGGCTTCGTCGCCGTGA
- a CDS encoding vanadium-dependent haloperoxidase, with the protein MRFPTRLLVLPLLIAYPQRAVPGAPVQPAPAPTRAAADSVTVSVRWNRLVRRFADEAAASRRAARAAAAAAKDSAALHRIAQTQPPMLFRVYTLLSVAQYAAVNSSRDNRGVSSVVAVASASAAVLAEMFTHSAVRASIARELARDMEQARTGSRAGERTTAGRRLGEDVARRVIAWAPTANFAEPWNGTIPPGPGMWYSARGVPPIGIALVKARPWLIDSAAQFRPGPPPKYGSPEFHAALEEVRRVARERTPEQTKIAQRWNSADPWAQWNETAAAALRRQNASDAQAARVLAVLNVAASDAVIACFEAKYHYWTIRPSQADTTLVLADSVGLPNFPAYPSGHACSAGAFDAVLGHFFPNERAEFTRIAEEQAMSRLYGGIHYRFDNDGGLALGRVVGRHIVDRERRGGLNAWRNAGVAGKP; encoded by the coding sequence ATGCGATTTCCAACTCGACTGCTTGTGCTCCCATTGCTCATCGCCTACCCGCAGCGCGCGGTACCTGGTGCTCCGGTCCAGCCTGCGCCCGCACCAACGAGGGCTGCAGCAGACAGCGTCACCGTCAGTGTCCGTTGGAATCGGCTCGTCCGCAGATTCGCCGATGAGGCCGCCGCCAGTCGGCGAGCCGCCAGGGCCGCCGCCGCCGCAGCCAAGGACTCCGCTGCGCTGCACCGAATCGCGCAGACGCAGCCGCCTATGCTCTTCCGGGTTTACACGCTCCTCAGCGTCGCCCAATACGCCGCGGTGAATTCCTCGCGAGACAACCGCGGCGTCTCCTCCGTGGTGGCCGTCGCCAGTGCCTCAGCCGCCGTGCTCGCCGAGATGTTCACCCACTCCGCGGTGCGTGCCTCGATTGCGCGAGAGCTGGCTCGAGACATGGAGCAGGCGCGAACCGGATCGCGCGCCGGGGAGCGGACGACCGCCGGCCGACGCCTGGGAGAGGACGTCGCCCGTCGCGTGATCGCCTGGGCACCAACAGCCAACTTCGCTGAGCCATGGAACGGTACCATTCCGCCCGGCCCGGGCATGTGGTATAGCGCTCGTGGCGTCCCACCCATTGGAATCGCTCTGGTGAAGGCGCGCCCATGGTTGATCGACTCGGCGGCTCAGTTCCGTCCCGGTCCGCCTCCGAAGTACGGCTCGCCTGAGTTCCATGCGGCACTCGAGGAGGTACGACGGGTCGCTCGAGAGCGGACCCCTGAGCAGACGAAGATCGCGCAACGATGGAACTCGGCTGACCCGTGGGCGCAATGGAACGAGACCGCAGCCGCCGCGCTACGCCGCCAGAACGCATCAGACGCGCAGGCCGCGCGGGTGCTTGCCGTGCTGAACGTCGCCGCGTCGGATGCCGTCATCGCCTGCTTCGAGGCCAAGTACCACTACTGGACGATTCGACCTTCGCAGGCCGACACGACCCTCGTGCTCGCTGACAGCGTCGGCTTGCCGAACTTTCCGGCTTATCCTTCCGGCCACGCCTGCAGCGCCGGCGCGTTCGACGCAGTGCTCGGTCACTTCTTCCCCAACGAGCGCGCGGAGTTCACCCGGATCGCCGAAGAGCAGGCCATGTCACGGTTGTACGGAGGGATTCACTATCGCTTCGACAACGACGGCGGGCTGGCGCTGGGGAGGGTGGTGGGCCGGCACATCGTTGACCGGGAGCGACGTGGAGGATTGAACGCGTGGCGTAACGCCGGGGTGGCCGGCAAGCCCTGA
- a CDS encoding DUF1905 domain-containing protein: protein MNARYRPEFVARLLKYPGKGGWTFAPVPEKYAPRATHGWGRTPVLATVDGHSWKTSVWRGKDGRTLLAIPKRIRGEKGHGDRVRVRLEFNAL, encoded by the coding sequence GTGAACGCACGCTATCGACCGGAATTCGTCGCCAGGCTTCTCAAGTATCCCGGCAAGGGCGGCTGGACGTTCGCACCGGTCCCGGAGAAGTATGCCCCACGTGCGACGCATGGCTGGGGTCGAACTCCGGTTCTTGCCACCGTAGACGGGCATTCGTGGAAGACCAGCGTCTGGCGCGGGAAGGATGGGCGCACACTCCTCGCCATCCCGAAGCGCATACGCGGTGAAAAGGGTCACGGAGATCGAGTCCGCGTCCGTCTCGAGTTCAACGCGCTGTGA
- a CDS encoding serine hydrolase domain-containing protein: MRRHIPELPNYPFPVRIKHLVYMTSGLPDYFTVPRGGGKSWADPFTNSDAIAATLRSGRLRFRPGTQWAYSNVNYMLLAEIVARRSGVPFGEFAQREIFGPLGMTSSRFHTDMAMTIDNPVVGYNLRGHAYVTEPRQSPHYGGSGLFTSVKDLARWSASLETHALGGPGLTAVMLSTRRFKHDKTNDAFGLVWGRYRSFRTLWYDGGDAGFSSHTVRLHDVGLTVIVLSNLGTGGAAARARKILDALFAPL; the protein is encoded by the coding sequence GTGCGACGCCACATACCCGAGCTGCCGAATTATCCATTTCCGGTACGGATCAAGCACCTCGTGTACATGACGAGCGGGTTGCCTGATTACTTCACCGTACCTCGAGGTGGCGGAAAAAGCTGGGCGGATCCCTTCACGAACAGCGACGCGATCGCTGCCACGCTGAGAAGTGGAAGATTGAGATTTCGCCCGGGCACTCAGTGGGCATACAGCAATGTCAACTACATGTTGCTGGCCGAGATCGTTGCCCGGAGGAGCGGCGTACCATTCGGCGAGTTCGCGCAGCGCGAGATCTTCGGTCCTCTTGGTATGACCAGCTCGCGGTTCCACACCGACATGGCGATGACGATCGATAATCCCGTCGTCGGCTACAATCTGCGCGGTCACGCCTATGTAACCGAGCCACGGCAGTCGCCCCACTATGGCGGGAGTGGCCTGTTCACGAGCGTAAAGGACCTCGCCAGATGGAGCGCGTCGCTCGAGACGCACGCGCTCGGAGGCCCTGGGCTCACGGCGGTAATGCTCAGCACACGTCGATTCAAGCATGACAAGACGAATGACGCGTTCGGACTGGTCTGGGGCCGGTACCGAAGCTTCCGAACCCTCTGGTACGATGGCGGAGACGCAGGCTTCAGCAGCCACACGGTTCGCCTCCACGACGTGGGCCTTACGGTCATCGTTCTCTCCAACCTCGGCACCGGGGGAGCGGCAGCGCGCGCCCGAAAAATCCTCGACGCGCTCTTTGCGCCACTCTGA
- a CDS encoding SgcJ/EcaC family oxidoreductase, whose amino-acid sequence MRASIAILSVVALSSCTESAPPASDTSAVAAAPAPDAAADDQAVRAINPAWFKAHNAHDVEGVVSLYAADAVLSTPGNAPARGTAAIRDAYTKEIGEMTAGGLVNNSGPNPEFGMSGDLAHEWNTFTVTDKSGKTIDKGKYVTVFERKNGKWMIIRDIWNSDTPPAPAK is encoded by the coding sequence TTGAGAGCATCGATCGCAATACTGAGTGTAGTCGCACTGTCGAGCTGTACGGAGAGTGCCCCACCAGCATCTGACACCAGCGCAGTTGCCGCCGCACCGGCGCCCGACGCAGCGGCTGATGATCAGGCAGTCCGGGCCATCAATCCCGCTTGGTTCAAGGCGCATAACGCGCACGATGTAGAAGGCGTGGTTTCACTTTATGCGGCCGATGCAGTGCTCAGCACTCCGGGAAATGCGCCGGCGCGCGGCACCGCCGCGATTCGCGACGCGTACACCAAGGAGATTGGCGAAATGACTGCGGGAGGCTTGGTGAACAATTCGGGTCCCAACCCCGAATTCGGCATGTCGGGCGATCTTGCCCATGAATGGAACACCTTCACTGTGACCGACAAGTCGGGAAAGACTATCGACAAGGGCAAGTACGTCACTGTATTTGAGCGCAAGAACGGAAAGTGGATGATCATCCGCGACATCTGGAATTCCGATACGCCACCGGCTCCAGCGAAGTAA
- a CDS encoding cyclase family protein: MTANAEGMMPTTIEFFHVPDSVLGPSDNSAWWAGEKIGLFYHGWTDTHIDALSHLSYRGRAYNRRTVSRHEGPPEHGRIAVMQDGVMSRGVLVDVPRLRTRQRATTDAPLSVADLIAWERQTGVRIRSGDIVLVRSGRWDPAKPRARSLGVHPTVAEWLHKRGVAAVGDEGGTDMATTAVSGITSPFHVLALVGMGMPLMENLDLERLGREAAKRSRWTFLFVAVPLRVQSATGSAINPLAVF; encoded by the coding sequence GTGACTGCCAACGCGGAAGGCATGATGCCCACGACAATCGAGTTCTTCCACGTGCCCGACAGTGTGCTGGGGCCGAGTGACAACTCAGCGTGGTGGGCGGGCGAGAAAATTGGCCTGTTCTATCATGGCTGGACGGACACGCACATAGACGCGCTGTCGCATCTGAGTTATCGGGGTCGAGCCTATAATCGTCGAACGGTCAGCCGGCATGAGGGGCCGCCCGAGCATGGGCGAATAGCGGTGATGCAGGACGGGGTCATGAGCCGCGGCGTACTGGTCGATGTTCCACGACTGCGCACAAGGCAGCGCGCGACGACTGACGCTCCGCTGTCAGTCGCGGACCTGATTGCATGGGAGCGCCAGACGGGAGTAAGGATCCGCTCCGGCGACATAGTCCTGGTACGCAGCGGGCGCTGGGATCCCGCCAAGCCACGTGCCCGCTCGCTGGGGGTCCACCCGACAGTAGCCGAGTGGCTGCACAAGCGCGGCGTTGCCGCGGTTGGAGATGAGGGCGGGACGGACATGGCGACGACGGCCGTATCCGGGATCACGTCTCCGTTCCACGTGCTGGCCCTGGTAGGCATGGGCATGCCCTTGATGGAGAACCTCGATCTGGAGCGTCTCGGGCGTGAAGCTGCGAAGCGCTCTCGCTGGACGTTCCTGTTCGTGGCGGTACCACTCAGAGTGCAGTCGGCCACGGGGTCCGCGATCAATCCACTCGCGGTTTTCTGA
- a CDS encoding serine/threonine-protein kinase, whose product MIALSGRYEIEREIGRGGMAIVYLARDVRHARRVALKVLNPDLGALLGAERFLAEIRVTANLQHPNLLPLFDSGEADGHLFYVMPYVEGESLRHKLDREKQLPIAEALHIGVAVADALDYAHRHGVIHRDLKPENILLHEGRPLVADFGIALAISQAGGERITQTGFSLGTPQYMSPEQATGDRVVDGRSDIYSLGAVLYEALAGEPPHIGGTGQAIIAKILTETPPSVRVRRPTVHENVAGAIARALEKLPADRWATAHELSAALQTAPVMLPSGAITPASVITQQPAQPAVARLGNLVSRRTLVWAAASLAFAAISWFAAGALRDDGPPLPKTPVVVLMDSPHPQRVYDPATLRAGGMNADDLTELLRDQPLVLVKEATGSRWDREEQLLSQTPDLIIAHRSTFYDATLLGDSTLDNKYFAQLYAPAADKFESLLGYVARANPHTRFIVYSRGSWKTEADAKAWIATIERRFPAIAGRLTTYKVPLDRATFRNETTGAEIKTIALSVLRKAGRLSSGRDSR is encoded by the coding sequence ATGATCGCCCTCAGCGGCCGTTACGAGATTGAGCGCGAGATCGGACGTGGTGGGATGGCCATCGTCTATCTCGCGCGCGACGTGCGGCACGCCCGCCGCGTTGCGCTGAAGGTCTTGAATCCGGACCTTGGCGCCCTGCTCGGTGCCGAGCGATTCCTCGCCGAAATACGAGTCACGGCCAACCTGCAGCATCCGAATCTGCTGCCGCTGTTCGACTCGGGTGAAGCGGATGGCCACCTGTTCTACGTCATGCCTTACGTCGAAGGCGAGTCGCTCCGGCACAAGCTCGATCGCGAGAAGCAGCTACCGATCGCCGAGGCCCTGCACATTGGCGTGGCCGTGGCTGATGCTCTCGATTATGCGCACCGCCACGGTGTCATCCATCGCGACCTCAAGCCGGAGAACATCCTGCTTCACGAGGGACGGCCGCTCGTCGCCGATTTCGGGATTGCGCTGGCAATCTCCCAGGCCGGCGGCGAGCGCATCACACAGACGGGTTTCTCGCTGGGCACGCCGCAATACATGTCCCCCGAGCAAGCCACGGGCGACCGCGTCGTCGACGGCCGCAGCGACATCTACTCGCTTGGCGCCGTGCTCTACGAGGCGCTCGCCGGCGAGCCTCCGCACATTGGCGGAACAGGCCAGGCAATCATTGCCAAGATTCTGACGGAGACACCTCCGAGCGTTCGGGTACGGCGACCGACCGTGCACGAGAACGTCGCAGGCGCCATTGCCCGCGCGCTCGAGAAGCTGCCGGCAGATCGTTGGGCTACGGCGCACGAGCTCTCGGCTGCCCTCCAGACCGCACCAGTAATGTTGCCGAGCGGCGCAATAACACCCGCCTCGGTGATCACGCAGCAACCGGCGCAGCCTGCTGTCGCGAGGCTCGGCAATCTCGTATCGCGACGCACGTTGGTCTGGGCAGCAGCGAGTCTCGCCTTTGCGGCCATTTCATGGTTCGCGGCAGGAGCCCTCCGCGACGACGGTCCGCCGCTCCCAAAAACGCCGGTTGTCGTGCTGATGGATTCGCCGCACCCGCAGCGCGTCTACGATCCGGCGACGCTGCGCGCCGGCGGGATGAACGCGGATGATCTCACCGAGCTCCTGCGCGACCAGCCGCTGGTGCTCGTCAAGGAAGCGACGGGCTCGCGCTGGGACCGCGAGGAGCAATTGCTGTCGCAGACGCCCGATCTCATTATTGCGCACCGGTCAACCTTCTATGATGCAACTCTGCTCGGCGACAGTACGCTCGACAACAAGTATTTTGCGCAGCTCTATGCTCCGGCGGCCGACAAATTCGAGTCGCTCCTCGGCTACGTGGCGCGAGCCAACCCTCACACGCGATTCATCGTCTACAGCCGCGGAAGCTGGAAGACGGAGGCCGACGCTAAGGCCTGGATTGCCACCATCGAGCGTCGCTTTCCGGCAATCGCGGGGCGGCTGACGACCTATAAAGTCCCGCTCGACCGCGCGACCTTCCGAAACGAAACCACGGGCGCGGAGATCAAGACCATCGCCCTGAGCGTGTTGAGGAAAGCGGGACGCCTGTCGTCAGGCAGGGACTCTCGATAA
- a CDS encoding ABC transporter substrate-binding protein → MTTRPFAMAALFAFAIALTGCASQARQAAKVYRVGALFNRGPNLDDIEQLQKGLVRLGYVEGTDIVIEARFAEGKLDRLPGFATELVAMGVDVIAAYGGPPTRAARGATITIPIVAALVADPVALGFAATLARPGGNVTGATNHDPELATRQLRILREVFPSLARVAFLSDADIPGADSSGLVPIERSNVAAARAMGITPQMLKLRGPEPDFVKAFDAMVAEKAEVLVVLEVPVPFTHRDRIAQLAAERRIPTMFWGGASNAGGMMSYGTSFVDNYPHMAEYIDRILKGAKPADMPFAVITRREFVVNRKLARELEVIIPDALLKRADRIIE, encoded by the coding sequence ATGACCACGAGGCCATTTGCCATGGCGGCATTGTTCGCGTTTGCGATTGCGTTGACCGGCTGTGCCTCTCAGGCGCGGCAAGCCGCGAAGGTCTATCGGGTCGGCGCACTGTTCAACAGAGGGCCGAACCTGGATGACATCGAACAACTCCAGAAGGGACTCGTGCGGCTTGGCTATGTGGAGGGCACCGACATCGTAATTGAAGCCCGTTTCGCCGAAGGAAAGCTTGACCGGCTTCCGGGCTTTGCCACCGAGCTCGTGGCCATGGGCGTCGATGTCATCGCAGCTTATGGTGGTCCGCCAACACGCGCCGCTAGAGGAGCGACCATTACGATCCCGATTGTCGCCGCCCTGGTCGCTGACCCCGTCGCTCTTGGCTTCGCGGCCACGCTCGCGCGTCCCGGAGGAAACGTCACCGGAGCCACCAACCATGACCCTGAGCTCGCCACTCGACAATTGCGAATTCTCAGGGAAGTGTTTCCGAGCCTTGCGCGTGTCGCGTTCCTCAGCGACGCGGATATCCCAGGCGCTGACTCCAGCGGCCTGGTACCAATCGAGCGCTCCAACGTAGCGGCCGCGAGAGCGATGGGCATCACGCCTCAGATGCTGAAGCTGCGTGGCCCTGAACCGGATTTCGTCAAAGCCTTCGACGCAATGGTCGCAGAGAAAGCGGAGGTGCTGGTAGTGCTCGAAGTTCCCGTCCCTTTCACTCATCGCGACCGGATAGCGCAGCTCGCAGCGGAGCGTCGCATTCCGACAATGTTCTGGGGCGGCGCGTCGAACGCAGGTGGCATGATGTCGTATGGCACGAGCTTCGTTGATAACTATCCGCACATGGCAGAGTACATCGACAGGATTCTCAAGGGCGCCAAGCCCGCGGACATGCCGTTCGCGGTGATTACTCGACGTGAATTCGTTGTCAACCGGAAGCTCGCCCGCGAGCTCGAAGTAATCATTCCAGACGCGTTGCTGAAGCGCGCAGATCGGATTATCGAATGA
- a CDS encoding YkgJ family cysteine cluster protein, whose product MTLPSLPCHPCPHGASCCAYGTTLSDEEAAAIEASHGPGFVYKTHWGEWRTRVKSKRCVLYRNGGCTIHDQPYYPSTCRGFPWIDAETGGRYEYEVTICGAFEARPELIAIQRAIPRVR is encoded by the coding sequence GTGACGCTACCGTCATTGCCCTGCCACCCCTGCCCGCACGGGGCGTCGTGCTGCGCGTACGGTACGACGCTCTCGGATGAAGAGGCGGCCGCAATCGAGGCCAGTCACGGGCCGGGCTTCGTCTACAAAACGCACTGGGGTGAATGGCGGACTCGCGTCAAGAGCAAGCGGTGCGTGCTTTACCGCAACGGAGGCTGCACCATTCACGACCAGCCGTACTACCCGTCCACGTGTCGCGGCTTCCCGTGGATCGACGCTGAGACTGGCGGACGATATGAGTACGAAGTGACGATCTGCGGCGCGTTCGAGGCACGTCCGGAGCTGATCGCGATTCAGCGCGCAATTCCACGCGTGCGCTGA